One region of Vibrio zhugei genomic DNA includes:
- a CDS encoding IS3 family transposase (programmed frameshift): protein MSRYPQERKDAILKKLLPPYSRSVAEVAKEEGISEATLYNWRNALRQSGAVVPDSNTSSDQWSAQTKLAVVAETFSMTEHELSQYCREKGLYPEQLKEWRSECMHGFMTQKEREAEAKKQAKADKHEIKELKKELRYKEKALAETTALLVLRKKLRAFLRGRARGRLTSTDERQSLVALIHEARQNGCRLESACHEAEIDLRTYRRCYQSGEIQEDQRPIATRPEPVNKLSKQERQLIVEVSNAPEYASLPPSQIVPTLLDKGEYIASESSFYRVLKAEGQLNRRGRQRSRKKSSRPTSYTATGPNQVFTWDITYMPSGVRGQHYYLYMIEDIYSRKIVGYDVYDRECGELAAQLLQRTLMREQCFNQSLVLHSDNGAPMKSLMFKAKMEELGIISSYSRPRVSDDNPYVESLFRTLKYVPNWPSKGFSGLDICRAWVADFVVWYNTEHKHSRLNFVTPSERHSGKDKQILEHRAKVLIEHRQKRPERWSGKIRNCEPIGEVHLNPEKKAA, encoded by the exons ATGTCTCGTTATCCGCAGGAAAGAAAAGACGCTATATTGAAAAAACTATTACCTCCATACTCTCGCTCAGTGGCGGAAGTCGCAAAAGAAGAAGGCATCAGTGAAGCAACCCTGTATAATTGGCGTAACGCATTAAGACAGTCAGGAGCCGTTGTGCCAGATAGTAATACTTCCTCCGATCAGTGGTCAGCGCAAACTAAGTTAGCTGTGGTTGCTGAAACCTTTTCCATGACAGAGCATGAGCTAAGTCAGTATTGTCGTGAAAAGGGGCTTTATCCTGAGCAGCTCAAAGAGTGGCGCAGCGAATGTATGCACGGCTTCATGACTCAAAAAGAACGAGAAGCGGAAGCCAAGAAACAGGCAAAAGCGGACAAACATGAAATAAAAGAGTTGAAGAAAGAACTCCGTTACAAAGAAAAAGCGCTGGCAGAAACCACCGCGCTTCTGGTGCTGAGAAAAAAGCTCAGAGCCT TTTTACGGGGAAGAGCCCGAGGACGATTAACCTCAACCGATGAAAGGCAAAGCTTGGTTGCACTCATCCATGAGGCTCGCCAAAACGGCTGTCGATTAGAGAGTGCCTGTCATGAAGCTGAGATCGATTTACGGACTTACCGTCGCTGCTATCAGAGCGGTGAAATACAGGAAGATCAACGGCCGATAGCGACACGACCAGAGCCAGTAAACAAGCTCTCAAAGCAAGAAAGACAGTTGATCGTTGAAGTCAGTAACGCGCCTGAATACGCGAGTCTACCACCGAGTCAAATCGTCCCAACCTTACTGGATAAAGGTGAATATATCGCATCGGAATCGAGTTTTTATCGGGTTTTGAAAGCAGAAGGTCAACTTAACCGTCGAGGTCGCCAACGTAGTCGAAAAAAGTCATCGAGACCAACAAGTTACACCGCTACAGGGCCGAATCAGGTTTTCACTTGGGATATTACGTACATGCCGTCTGGGGTTCGTGGTCAGCATTATTATCTGTACATGATCGAAGATATTTATAGCCGAAAAATCGTTGGGTATGACGTCTATGACCGAGAGTGCGGAGAGTTGGCCGCTCAGTTACTGCAACGAACCTTGATGCGAGAGCAATGCTTCAATCAGTCTCTGGTTTTGCATTCAGATAATGGCGCTCCAATGAAATCATTGATGTTCAAAGCCAAGATGGAAGAGCTGGGCATTATCTCATCCTACAGTCGCCCACGAGTCAGCGATGACAATCCGTATGTGGAATCCTTATTCCGCACATTGAAATACGTGCCGAATTGGCCATCGAAAGGCTTTAGTGGTCTAGACATATGTCGAGCTTGGGTAGCAGACTTCGTTGTCTGGTATAACACAGAACACAAACATAGCCGCTTAAACTTTGTCACACCGTCAGAGCGCCATAGTGGAAAAGACAAACAGATCTTGGAGCATCGGGCAAAGGTGTTGATAGAACATCGTCAGAAAAGACCAGAACGCTGGTCAGGGAAAATTAGGAACTGTGAGCCGATCGGAGAGGTTCATCTGAACCCAGAAAAAAAAGCTGCTTGA
- a CDS encoding TIM-barrel domain-containing protein: MAQDRKTGAYQLSPQREDIAHFMHRDPGENYYGLGEKTGSLNRKNRRFEMRNLDAMGYNAQTTDPLYKHIPFYITRTETGISYGLFYDNLASCWFDLGNELDNYHAPYRSYRAEDGDLDFYFILGPRLLEVTQAFTAMTGGTLFGPKWSLGYSGSTMRYTDSPNAQELLEGFVEQCHDHQLPCDSFQLSSGYTSIEDKRYVFHWNTSKVPDPQGMSAYFHSHNMKLAANIKPCLLHNHPLYQDAKNQQLFVQDSQSDTPEMSVFWDDEGSHLDFTNPKTIQWWKDQVTTQLLENGIDSTWNDNNEYEIWDRDARCDGFGNTIPIRLIRPLQPLLMMKASYEAQTDFAPHLRPYLISRSGCPGMNRYVQTWSGDNRTNWNSLRYNIKMGLGMSLSGLYNVGHDVGGFSGDKPDPELFVRWVQNGIMHPRFTIHSWNDDGTVNEPWMYPEVTDIIRATIQQRYQLMPYLYTLLWRAHHDNQPMLRPTFLDHEHDEQTLAENDDFLLGPNLLVASVVHPDQRERTVYLPNNHLGWYDFYTHQWFSAGQTITVPAPLEQLPLLVKAGSILAMNPDTSVMNTQKDHQRALWIFPAKGQHCFSDTLFDDDGESTRYLDGHHLTVHITVQSFADRIDVTLHTEGTYQPSYHCLNIRLAKQEQRYLVVNQQTDYSQSLRYPLRDDL, translated from the coding sequence ATCGCTCAGGATCGTAAAACCGGCGCCTATCAGCTTTCTCCACAGCGTGAAGACATCGCCCACTTTATGCATCGTGATCCCGGTGAAAACTATTACGGCTTGGGAGAAAAAACCGGCTCGCTCAATCGAAAAAATCGCCGCTTTGAAATGCGTAATCTCGATGCGATGGGCTATAACGCGCAAACCACCGATCCGCTTTACAAACATATTCCGTTTTATATCACGCGTACGGAGACTGGGATCAGTTATGGCTTATTTTATGACAACCTCGCCTCATGCTGGTTTGATTTAGGCAATGAGCTAGACAACTACCATGCGCCGTATCGCAGTTATCGCGCAGAAGATGGTGATCTAGATTTCTACTTTATTCTCGGGCCTCGTCTCTTAGAGGTCACACAAGCCTTTACAGCGATGACTGGCGGCACGTTATTCGGCCCGAAATGGAGCTTGGGCTATAGCGGCTCTACAATGCGTTATACCGATTCCCCCAATGCACAAGAGCTGCTTGAGGGGTTTGTTGAACAATGCCATGACCACCAGCTGCCTTGTGATTCATTCCAACTGTCTTCGGGGTATACGTCCATTGAAGACAAGCGCTATGTCTTTCATTGGAACACCAGTAAAGTACCGGATCCACAAGGTATGTCTGCGTATTTTCATTCTCACAATATGAAACTCGCCGCGAACATCAAACCGTGTTTGCTGCATAACCATCCGTTATATCAAGACGCCAAAAACCAACAATTATTCGTTCAAGATTCCCAATCCGATACACCAGAGATGTCGGTTTTTTGGGATGATGAAGGATCGCATCTCGATTTTACCAATCCCAAGACCATTCAATGGTGGAAAGATCAGGTCACAACACAGTTATTGGAAAACGGTATCGACTCCACATGGAATGACAATAACGAATACGAGATCTGGGATCGCGATGCCCGCTGCGATGGGTTTGGCAACACCATACCGATCCGCCTCATTCGTCCTCTGCAACCCTTGCTGATGATGAAAGCCTCTTATGAAGCGCAAACCGATTTCGCCCCGCATCTACGGCCTTATTTAATTTCGCGCTCTGGATGTCCGGGAATGAACCGCTACGTGCAGACGTGGAGTGGCGATAACCGCACCAATTGGAACAGTTTGCGCTATAACATCAAAATGGGCTTAGGCATGAGCTTATCCGGCTTATACAATGTCGGCCACGATGTGGGGGGCTTTTCAGGGGATAAACCGGATCCTGAGTTGTTTGTTCGCTGGGTACAAAATGGCATTATGCATCCACGCTTCACCATTCATTCTTGGAATGATGATGGTACCGTCAATGAACCTTGGATGTACCCTGAGGTCACCGACATTATTCGCGCGACCATACAACAGCGCTACCAACTGATGCCGTATCTCTATACCTTGTTATGGAGAGCCCATCATGACAATCAACCAATGCTACGCCCAACGTTTCTTGACCACGAACACGATGAGCAGACACTCGCAGAAAACGATGATTTTCTTTTAGGCCCCAATCTCTTGGTTGCCTCGGTGGTCCACCCAGATCAGCGAGAAAGAACGGTGTATCTACCTAATAATCACTTAGGTTGGTATGACTTTTATACCCATCAATGGTTTAGCGCTGGGCAAACCATCACGGTGCCTGCCCCACTCGAACAACTGCCGTTGTTGGTCAAAGCGGGCTCCATCCTCGCCATGAATCCGGATACGAGCGTGATGAACACCCAAAAGGATCATCAACGCGCGCTGTGGATCTTTCCGGCGAAAGGCCAACATTGCTTTAGCGACACGCTTTTTGATGACGACGGCGAATCAACTCGCTATCTCGATGGGCATCACCTGACAGTGCATATTACCGTGCAATCGTTCGCCGATCGGATCGACGTGACGCTTCATACTGAGGGAACCTATCAACCGAGCTATCACTGCCTTAATATCCGGCTCGCCAAACAGGAACAGCGCTACCTCGTCGTTAATCAACAAACCGACTACAGCCAATCCCTACGCTACCCACTACGAGATGACCTATGA
- a CDS encoding mannitol dehydrogenase family protein, with the protein MNTIANTSLNPLVQRPRYDRSKLKPHIVHIGCGAFHRAHQALYTHLLAEQTSCDWGICEVSLFSGDPLFSDLANQDELYTVLEQYNQQQSAQCVGTIVKSVSKKRDGTQAIIEQLANVDTRIVSLTITEKGYCIDAASGELDLANAAIAHDLQSPHDPDSAIGYIVEGLAHRRQLGLEAYTVLSCDNIQGNGHVLRHAVLQYAKAIDPQLAQWIEQHASFPCTMVDRIVPAATQDSLHLVERAIGVYDPCAIACESFKQWVIEDDFVQGRPDWDKVGAQFVDDVTVYEAMKLRMLNGSHSFLAYLGVLAGYQYIADCMDNPDIYRCVQALMLNVQAPTLTVTAELDLNAYAEQLLERFCNRSIYHRTQQIAMDGSQKIAYRLVNSLRYHLDQHNDIRLLATGIAAWIRYTTATDDRGNTIDVVDPLKDRLNQIYQQYGTGVDVIPHVLALDAIFPRDIGHHPSVLDAVSQAYQSLIDHGAKQTIAHLAEAL; encoded by the coding sequence ATGAATACCATTGCCAATACCTCACTCAACCCGCTCGTTCAACGGCCTCGCTACGATCGTTCTAAGTTGAAGCCTCACATTGTCCACATTGGCTGCGGCGCCTTTCATCGTGCTCATCAAGCGTTGTACACCCACTTATTGGCTGAGCAAACCTCCTGTGACTGGGGGATCTGTGAAGTGTCTTTATTCAGTGGCGACCCTTTGTTTAGTGATCTCGCCAATCAAGATGAATTGTACACAGTGCTCGAGCAGTATAATCAGCAACAAAGCGCCCAGTGTGTGGGAACCATCGTCAAGTCAGTGAGTAAAAAGCGCGATGGAACACAGGCGATTATTGAGCAATTAGCCAACGTTGATACGCGCATCGTATCTCTGACCATTACTGAAAAAGGCTACTGCATTGATGCCGCCTCCGGTGAATTGGATCTCGCCAATGCCGCCATTGCGCACGATTTACAGTCACCGCACGACCCTGATTCAGCGATAGGTTACATCGTCGAAGGACTGGCTCACCGGCGCCAATTAGGTCTAGAGGCTTACACGGTTCTCTCTTGCGACAACATTCAAGGAAACGGACACGTGTTACGTCATGCCGTTCTTCAGTACGCCAAGGCCATCGATCCCCAACTGGCGCAGTGGATTGAGCAACATGCCAGCTTTCCCTGCACCATGGTTGACCGCATTGTTCCAGCGGCCACCCAAGACAGTTTGCACCTCGTCGAACGCGCGATCGGTGTCTATGACCCGTGTGCCATTGCTTGCGAATCGTTTAAGCAATGGGTGATTGAAGATGACTTTGTGCAAGGACGTCCTGACTGGGATAAGGTCGGCGCGCAATTTGTTGACGATGTCACGGTTTATGAAGCCATGAAACTGCGCATGCTCAATGGCAGTCATTCCTTTCTCGCCTACCTGGGTGTGCTCGCGGGTTACCAATACATTGCCGATTGCATGGACAACCCCGATATCTACCGATGTGTACAAGCGCTGATGCTGAACGTACAAGCACCGACACTGACGGTCACGGCAGAGCTAGACCTCAACGCGTACGCCGAGCAACTGCTTGAGCGATTCTGCAATCGCAGTATTTATCATCGTACCCAGCAAATTGCCATGGATGGTAGCCAAAAAATCGCCTATCGCTTGGTCAACAGTCTGCGCTATCACTTGGACCAGCATAACGACATCCGTCTGCTGGCAACAGGCATCGCGGCTTGGATTCGTTATACCACCGCGACCGATGACCGTGGCAACACCATTGACGTCGTCGATCCCTTAAAAGACCGCCTCAATCAGATCTATCAACAATACGGTACGGGCGTTGATGTAATTCCTCATGTCTTGGCTCTAGACGCGATATTCCCGCGCGACATCGGACATCACCCAAGCGTTCTGGACGCGGTCAGTCAAGCCTATCAATCCTTAATCGACCATGGCGCGAAACAGACCATTGCACACCTTGCGGAGGCTCTATGA
- the uxaC gene encoding glucuronate isomerase, translated as MIPFLTDDFMLHNETGKRLFHDFAAQQPIYDYHCHLPPADIHHDRQFDNLTQIWLAGDHYKWRAMRTAGIDEARITGHASEREKFDAWAKTVPLTMGNPLFHWTALELKRPFGITDTLLTPDSADKIWHQTQEQLSQPEFSARGIMQQMNVTMVGTTDDPIDSLAHHAAIASDPTFKIDVKPSWRPDKVFKIEQPGFNDYLIALSHTTDMAIHNFPTLLQALEIRLDHFAEHGCVAADHGIEIVRYHEIPSEATLTTIMEKRRNEQPLSEQEIAQFSTAVQVWLGKQYAKRHWVMQMHIGAIRNNNTRMFEKLGPDSGYDSIGDRLIAYPLSRLLNDMDKTNELPKTILYCLNPRDNEVIATMAGNFQGGGIAGKIQFGSGWWFNDQKDGMQRQLTQLSQLGLLSQFVGMLTDSRSFLSYTRHEYFRRILANLLGQWIEAGELPNDINYIGTMLQNICYHNAKHYFDITS; from the coding sequence ATGATTCCCTTTTTAACTGACGATTTTATGTTGCATAACGAAACGGGCAAGCGTCTCTTTCATGACTTTGCCGCCCAGCAACCCATTTACGATTATCACTGCCATTTGCCGCCGGCCGACATTCATCATGACAGACAATTTGATAACCTAACCCAAATTTGGCTTGCGGGTGATCACTATAAATGGCGCGCCATGCGCACTGCCGGCATTGATGAAGCGCGGATTACGGGTCACGCCTCTGAACGAGAGAAGTTCGATGCGTGGGCAAAAACGGTTCCACTCACCATGGGTAATCCTCTGTTTCACTGGACAGCACTGGAACTCAAGCGTCCGTTTGGGATCACCGATACCCTGCTCACCCCCGACTCTGCGGATAAAATCTGGCACCAGACTCAAGAACAGCTCTCTCAGCCTGAGTTTTCTGCCCGTGGCATTATGCAGCAAATGAACGTGACCATGGTGGGAACCACGGACGATCCTATCGACTCACTCGCTCACCATGCCGCGATTGCCAGCGATCCCACCTTTAAGATTGACGTCAAACCCAGTTGGCGGCCTGATAAGGTGTTTAAAATTGAACAACCGGGCTTTAACGATTACCTCATCGCATTAAGTCATACCACAGACATGGCCATCCATAACTTTCCGACGCTACTGCAAGCACTGGAAATACGCTTGGATCACTTCGCCGAACACGGCTGTGTCGCGGCTGACCATGGGATTGAAATCGTGCGTTATCATGAGATCCCCAGCGAGGCGACGTTGACTACCATTATGGAAAAACGCCGTAATGAACAGCCATTGAGTGAACAAGAAATCGCCCAATTTAGCACCGCAGTACAAGTTTGGCTCGGTAAACAATACGCCAAACGCCACTGGGTCATGCAAATGCATATTGGCGCAATACGCAATAATAATACCCGCATGTTTGAAAAGCTCGGCCCTGACAGTGGCTATGATTCCATTGGCGATCGCTTAATCGCTTATCCGCTCTCGCGCCTACTCAATGACATGGATAAAACCAACGAATTACCCAAAACCATACTCTATTGTTTAAACCCCAGAGATAACGAAGTCATTGCGACCATGGCAGGTAACTTTCAGGGCGGCGGTATCGCCGGTAAAATTCAATTTGGCTCGGGGTGGTGGTTCAATGATCAAAAAGATGGCATGCAACGTCAGCTAACACAACTGTCTCAACTCGGATTACTGAGTCAATTTGTGGGCATGCTGACTGACTCGCGTAGCTTTTTATCGTACACGCGCCACGAATATTTCCGGCGGATCCTTGCCAACTTACTCGGCCAATGGATAGAAGCGGGCGAACTGCCCAATGACATCAATTACATTGGCACCATGCTGCAAAACATCTGTTATCACAACGCCAAACACTACTTCGACATCACATCTTAA
- a CDS encoding ACT domain-containing protein — MSGITELDELLRSMRPKLIEGEFVFCTVSGHIADYVELAPLAPLALFRESEGLTLVLDKSVAESAGLSFEGVYRQITLTVHSSLEAVGLTAAVAKQLASQGISTNVIAAYYHDHIFVPANKASAALSALEAFHSDEC, encoded by the coding sequence GTGTCAGGAATCACAGAGTTAGATGAATTATTGCGTTCCATGCGGCCCAAGCTGATTGAAGGGGAGTTCGTATTTTGTACGGTGTCAGGCCATATTGCGGATTATGTTGAGTTAGCCCCATTAGCCCCATTAGCGCTATTTAGGGAGTCTGAAGGTCTTACGCTCGTCCTTGATAAGTCAGTTGCGGAATCTGCAGGATTATCGTTTGAAGGCGTGTACCGTCAAATTACGCTGACGGTACATTCTAGTTTGGAAGCGGTCGGTTTGACGGCCGCTGTCGCCAAGCAATTAGCGTCACAAGGGATTAGCACCAATGTGATTGCGGCGTATTACCATGATCATATTTTTGTGCCAGCAAACAAAGCATCTGCGGCGTTGTCAGCGCTGGAGGCGTTTCATAGCGATGAATGCTAG
- a CDS encoding NAD(P)H-dependent oxidoreductase has protein sequence MKKVLVINANPKKNSFCGALSGYYVQAAIDKHEVKQIHLSDMHFETSLDAGYETETALEPDLVRFQELITWSEHIVIITPVWWGSVPAKFKGLVDRVFLPNFAFRYVKGKAMPDKLLVGRSAEIIVTLDTPPLWYKYIQGNIIYKQLKIAILDFAGIKNRKTTYLGPIIGSTVQKRKEWLDKVSALAKQI, from the coding sequence ATGAAGAAAGTATTAGTGATTAACGCCAATCCCAAGAAGAACAGTTTTTGTGGGGCTTTATCGGGTTATTATGTACAGGCGGCGATTGATAAGCATGAAGTAAAACAAATTCACCTCAGCGACATGCATTTCGAAACCAGCTTAGATGCGGGTTACGAGACTGAAACCGCCTTGGAGCCCGACTTAGTGCGGTTTCAAGAACTCATCACATGGTCTGAACATATCGTGATTATCACGCCTGTCTGGTGGGGCTCGGTTCCTGCAAAATTTAAAGGGTTAGTAGACCGAGTATTTTTGCCGAATTTTGCATTTCGCTACGTTAAGGGGAAAGCGATGCCTGACAAGTTGTTAGTCGGGCGCAGTGCCGAGATCATTGTGACGTTAGATACACCGCCACTGTGGTATAAGTACATTCAAGGCAATATTATTTATAAACAATTAAAAATCGCCATACTCGACTTTGCTGGGATTAAAAATCGCAAGACCACCTATTTGGGACCGATTATCGGCTCAACAGTTCAAAAAAGAAAGGAATGGCTCGATAAAGTCTCAGCACTCGCCAAGCAGATTTGA
- a CDS encoding MerR family transcriptional regulator, translating into MFIKEASERSGATQRAIRLYESLGLLTVARSGKYRVYTPTNIQLIKVIKEAQTLGIRLSELVALKGSQEDFDWQSVLDFLKDKQHEVEGQINQLERQKERIEQYRESIDLCLRGVDSDL; encoded by the coding sequence GTGTTTATTAAGGAAGCATCAGAGCGTTCAGGTGCGACTCAAAGGGCAATTAGATTGTATGAATCTTTGGGATTGCTGACTGTTGCCCGTTCAGGAAAGTATCGAGTGTATACCCCCACAAATATTCAGTTGATTAAAGTAATCAAAGAAGCACAGACGCTGGGGATACGCCTTTCTGAATTGGTTGCTCTTAAAGGCAGCCAAGAGGACTTTGATTGGCAGAGCGTGTTAGATTTTCTAAAAGACAAGCAACATGAGGTTGAAGGCCAGATTAACCAGTTGGAAAGACAAAAAGAGCGCATTGAGCAATATCGAGAATCGATAGATTTGTGCCTTCGCGGGGTTGACTCTGACCTATAG
- the acnA gene encoding aconitate hydratase AcnA, which translates to MSDIFNVKNTISIDGKEHTYYSLPKLTDTYNNISSLPYCMKIVLENLLRNEDGGQSVGKNHIEAVANWDAGAEASQEIAFMPARVVLQDFTGVPSVVDLAAMRDAVVALGGKAEQINPFIPSELVVDHSVQVDAYGRGDSLDLNEKIEFKRNQERYEFLHWGRHAFENFVVVPPATGIVHQVNLEYLARVVMATEVDGQLTAYPDTVFGTDSHTTMINGIGVLGWGVGGIEAEAAMLGQPSSMLIPQVVGFELTGELTEGVTATDLVLRVVEMLRAHGVVGKFVEFYGEGLHSMPLADRATIANMAPEYGATCGIFPIDQMAIDYLRLSGRDEAQIELVEQYAKAQGLWHDADTPAATYSSKLELNLSSVQPALAGPNLPQQRINLADMHEKFSETVAKMAKNRDAESDAKGRFDQEGGEKEQASQLAAQPKIDVDTQTEHSKTHQPVNTVFSSVNIDNKAHKLRDGSVVIAAITSCTNTSNPAVMIGAGLVAKKAAAKGLKAKPWVKTSLAPGSKVVTDYLEKTHLMEELEKTGFYLVGYGCTTCIGNSGPLPDAIEKGIEENDLVAAAVLSGNRNFEGRIHSHVKASYLASPPLVVAYALAGTVDIDLTTHPIGEDQNGEDVYLKDIWPTSDEINELIANNIDADMFRKNYGEVFAGSQAWNDISSADSQLYPWSEESTYIKNPPFFDGMSIEPEGIPDIEGARILGLFGDSITTDHISPAGNIAPDSPAGQYLQERGVKKADFNSYGSRRGNDAVMTRGTFANIRIKNTMMGGKEGGYTYYFKGDNAKIEDGEAMPIYDAAMKYKADERPLVILGGAEYGSGSSRDWAAKGTSLLGVKAVLTSSFERIHRSNLVGMGVLPLTFKNGENAASYQLDGSEVLSITGLDNGESQTATVTATRADGSSEVFEVNVMLQTPKEREYVRHGGVLHYVLRQLAREHQGAA; encoded by the coding sequence ATGAGTGACATTTTTAATGTGAAAAATACGATCTCAATCGATGGCAAGGAGCATACTTACTACAGTTTGCCAAAACTGACCGATACCTATAACAACATCAGTAGCTTGCCATATTGCATGAAAATCGTCTTAGAAAACCTATTGCGTAACGAAGACGGTGGTCAGTCTGTGGGCAAAAACCACATTGAAGCGGTCGCCAATTGGGATGCAGGTGCCGAAGCGTCACAAGAGATCGCATTTATGCCAGCGCGTGTCGTGCTGCAAGATTTTACTGGGGTGCCATCGGTGGTGGATCTGGCCGCGATGCGTGATGCCGTGGTCGCGCTTGGTGGTAAAGCGGAGCAAATCAATCCATTTATCCCGAGTGAGTTGGTTGTCGACCACTCGGTACAAGTCGATGCTTATGGCCGCGGCGATTCGCTCGACTTAAATGAAAAAATCGAATTTAAGCGTAACCAAGAGCGTTATGAGTTTTTGCATTGGGGTCGGCATGCCTTTGAAAACTTCGTTGTTGTGCCACCTGCGACGGGGATTGTGCATCAGGTCAATCTGGAATATCTCGCACGCGTAGTCATGGCAACCGAGGTCGATGGCCAGTTGACGGCTTACCCTGATACGGTGTTTGGTACTGACAGTCATACAACAATGATCAATGGTATTGGCGTGCTTGGCTGGGGGGTTGGTGGTATCGAAGCTGAAGCCGCAATGCTCGGTCAACCGTCTTCCATGCTCATTCCACAAGTCGTTGGGTTTGAGTTGACCGGTGAGTTGACAGAAGGCGTGACCGCGACCGATTTGGTATTGCGTGTGGTTGAAATGCTACGTGCGCACGGTGTGGTTGGAAAATTCGTTGAGTTCTACGGTGAAGGCTTGCACAGCATGCCGCTGGCCGATCGCGCCACCATTGCCAATATGGCACCAGAATATGGCGCGACTTGTGGCATTTTCCCAATTGATCAAATGGCGATTGATTATCTGCGCCTGTCCGGTCGTGACGAAGCCCAAATTGAGCTGGTTGAACAATACGCCAAAGCACAAGGTTTGTGGCATGATGCCGACACGCCTGCGGCAACTTATTCTAGTAAACTTGAGCTGAATTTATCGTCGGTACAACCCGCACTCGCTGGGCCTAACTTACCACAGCAACGCATCAATCTCGCAGATATGCATGAGAAGTTCAGCGAAACCGTGGCGAAGATGGCCAAAAACCGCGACGCTGAGAGTGATGCCAAGGGGCGTTTTGACCAAGAAGGCGGTGAGAAAGAGCAGGCCAGTCAATTAGCGGCTCAACCCAAAATAGATGTCGATACTCAAACAGAACACAGTAAAACCCATCAACCGGTAAATACGGTGTTCTCTAGCGTCAATATTGATAACAAAGCGCATAAATTACGTGATGGCTCCGTGGTCATTGCGGCGATCACCTCTTGTACCAATACCTCCAACCCTGCGGTGATGATTGGGGCTGGGCTGGTGGCCAAAAAAGCGGCGGCAAAAGGTCTCAAAGCCAAACCATGGGTGAAAACCTCTCTCGCGCCTGGGTCTAAAGTGGTCACAGATTATCTCGAAAAAACGCACCTGATGGAGGAGCTGGAAAAAACCGGTTTTTATTTGGTTGGTTACGGCTGTACCACGTGTATTGGTAACTCAGGGCCACTGCCTGATGCAATTGAAAAAGGCATAGAAGAAAACGACTTAGTGGCGGCGGCGGTGTTATCCGGGAACCGTAATTTTGAAGGACGCATTCATTCACACGTCAAAGCCAGCTATTTGGCGTCACCCCCGCTGGTCGTCGCCTATGCGTTAGCAGGGACGGTGGATATCGACCTGACCACCCATCCTATTGGCGAAGATCAAAACGGGGAGGATGTGTACCTGAAAGATATCTGGCCAACGTCGGATGAAATCAATGAGCTAATCGCCAACAACATCGACGCCGATATGTTCCGTAAGAACTACGGCGAAGTGTTCGCAGGGAGCCAAGCCTGGAATGACATTAGCTCAGCGGACAGTCAGCTCTATCCGTGGAGCGAGGAATCGACCTACATTAAAAACCCACCGTTCTTTGATGGTATGTCCATCGAGCCAGAAGGGATCCCTGATATTGAAGGTGCGCGCATCTTAGGCTTGTTCGGCGACTCTATTACTACCGATCACATCTCGCCTGCGGGTAACATCGCTCCTGATTCCCCCGCGGGTCAGTATTTACAAGAACGGGGTGTGAAGAAAGCGGACTTTAATAGCTATGGTTCGCGCCGTGGTAACGATGCCGTCATGACTCGTGGCACCTTTGCCAATATCCGTATCAAAAATACCATGATGGGCGGTAAAGAAGGGGGTTATACCTATTACTTCAAAGGTGACAACGCCAAGATAGAAGATGGCGAAGCGATGCCAATCTACGATGCGGCGATGAAATACAAAGCAGACGAACGTCCTCTAGTGATCCTTGGCGGTGCTGAGTATGGCTCAGGGTCTAGCCGCGACTGGGCGGCGAAAGGGACCAGCTTGCTGGGCGTAAAAGCGGTACTGACCAGCTCGTTTGAGCGTATTCACCGCTCGAACCTTGTGGGGATGGGCGTGTTGCCGTTGACCTTTAAAAACGGTGAAAACGCCGCGAGTTACCAGCTTGATGGCTCAGAAGTGCTTAGCATTACCGGGCTTGATAATGGTGAAAGTCAGACCGCAACCGTCACGGCCACACGTGCTGATGGTTCCTCTGAAGTCTTTGAGGTGAATGTGATGCTACAGACGCCAAAAGAGCGCGAGTATGTGCGTCATGGTGGCGTATTGCATTATGTGCTACGTCAATTGGCACGCGAGCATCAAGGCGCCGCGTAA